One part of the Mycolicibacterium aromaticivorans JS19b1 = JCM 16368 genome encodes these proteins:
- a CDS encoding transglycosylase domain-containing protein, which translates to MPPDDRLTSIIEPVRDTPPLLRDPVDVVKAALDGTPPPKLPPPPSRRPGGSGGPGGPPPVKPPTFSQQVNWKWVRRSVYLAAVVLIVLPLITFGMAYLIVKVPQPGDLRTNQVSTILASDGSELAKIVPPEGNRVDVNIDQVPVQVRNAVMAAEDRDFYSNPGFSFTGFARALKNNLFGGDLQGGSTITQQYVKNALVGDARSGVGGLVRKAKELVISTKMTGEWSKDQILQAYLNIIYFGRGAYGIAAASKAYFDKPVEQLTVAEGALLAALIQRPSTLDPAVDPDGAAKRWNWVLDGMVSMGALSKDERSQQVFPPTVSPEQARSNNVTTGPNGLIERQVTKELLDLFNIDEQTLNTQGLQITTTIDPQAQKAAEDAVSKYLNGEMPDMRSAVVSIDPRTGGVKAYYGGSDAQGFDFAQAGLPTGSSFKVFALVAALEQGMGLGYQIDSSPVTVNGIKITNVEGEGCGVCNIAEALKRSLNTSYYRLMLKLKNGPSDVADAAHRAGVAESFPGVAHTLSEDGKGGPPNNGVVLGQYQSRVIDMASAYATLADSGVYHKPHFVQKVVNSRGEVLFDASTADNSGEQRIPKAVADNVTAAMQPIAGYSRGHNLAGGRPSAAKTGTNQLGDTDANRDAWMVGYTPSLSTAVWVGTTDGTQPLVTSSGGQVYGSGIPSDIWKATMDGALKGTENESFPKPTEIGGYAGVPPPPPPPPAPPSETVIQPSIEVAPGITIPLGPPTTITIPPGGGPPPPPPGGPDQPAPVGGDPGVQLPPPPP; encoded by the coding sequence GGTGGCCCGCCACCGGTCAAGCCGCCGACCTTCTCCCAGCAGGTCAACTGGAAGTGGGTACGCCGGTCGGTGTATCTGGCCGCCGTTGTCTTGATCGTGCTGCCGCTGATCACCTTCGGGATGGCCTACCTGATCGTCAAGGTGCCTCAGCCCGGGGATCTGCGCACCAACCAGGTGTCGACAATCCTGGCGAGCGACGGCTCCGAACTGGCGAAAATCGTTCCGCCGGAAGGCAACCGGGTCGACGTCAACATCGACCAGGTGCCGGTCCAGGTCCGCAACGCGGTGATGGCCGCCGAAGACCGCGATTTCTACAGCAATCCGGGCTTTTCCTTCACCGGCTTTGCTCGCGCGCTCAAGAACAACCTTTTCGGCGGCGACCTTCAGGGCGGGTCGACGATCACCCAGCAGTATGTGAAAAACGCGCTCGTCGGTGACGCCCGATCCGGGGTCGGCGGCCTGGTGCGCAAGGCAAAGGAGCTCGTCATCTCCACGAAGATGACCGGCGAGTGGTCCAAAGACCAAATCCTGCAGGCGTATCTGAACATCATCTATTTCGGTCGCGGTGCCTACGGCATCGCCGCGGCGTCGAAGGCGTACTTCGACAAGCCGGTCGAGCAGTTGACCGTCGCCGAGGGTGCGCTGCTGGCCGCGCTGATCCAACGGCCGTCGACCCTGGATCCCGCGGTCGACCCCGATGGTGCGGCCAAGCGGTGGAACTGGGTGCTCGACGGCATGGTGTCGATGGGCGCGCTGTCGAAGGACGAACGCTCCCAACAGGTTTTCCCGCCGACGGTGTCGCCGGAGCAGGCCCGTTCGAACAACGTCACGACCGGGCCGAACGGCCTGATCGAACGTCAGGTCACCAAGGAACTGCTCGACCTGTTCAACATCGATGAGCAGACGCTGAACACCCAGGGCCTGCAGATCACCACGACGATCGACCCGCAGGCGCAGAAAGCCGCCGAGGACGCGGTGTCGAAGTATCTCAATGGCGAGATGCCGGACATGCGGTCGGCGGTGGTGTCCATCGACCCGAGAACCGGTGGAGTGAAGGCCTATTACGGCGGCTCGGACGCGCAGGGCTTCGACTTCGCGCAGGCCGGTCTGCCCACCGGCTCGTCGTTCAAGGTGTTCGCGTTGGTGGCCGCGCTCGAGCAGGGCATGGGGCTGGGCTATCAGATCGACAGCTCCCCGGTCACCGTGAACGGGATCAAGATCACCAACGTCGAGGGTGAGGGCTGCGGTGTCTGCAACATCGCGGAGGCACTCAAGCGTTCGCTGAACACCTCCTACTACCGGCTGATGCTCAAGCTCAAGAACGGCCCGAGTGATGTGGCCGACGCCGCGCACCGGGCCGGCGTTGCGGAAAGCTTCCCCGGGGTTGCCCACACGTTGTCCGAGGACGGCAAGGGCGGCCCGCCGAACAATGGTGTGGTGCTGGGCCAGTACCAGTCGCGGGTGATCGACATGGCGTCGGCCTACGCCACGTTGGCCGACTCCGGCGTCTATCACAAGCCGCACTTCGTGCAGAAGGTCGTCAACTCCCGCGGTGAGGTGCTCTTCGACGCCAGCACCGCCGACAACAGCGGCGAGCAGCGCATTCCCAAGGCGGTCGCCGACAACGTGACCGCGGCGATGCAGCCGATCGCCGGCTATTCGCGCGGACATAACCTGGCGGGTGGCCGGCCGTCGGCGGCCAAGACCGGAACCAATCAGCTCGGCGACACTGACGCCAACCGCGACGCGTGGATGGTCGGCTACACCCCGTCGTTGTCGACGGCTGTCTGGGTCGGTACCACCGACGGCACGCAGCCTCTGGTCACGTCGTCGGGCGGGCAGGTGTACGGCTCGGGCATCCCGTCGGACATCTGGAAGGCCACGATGGACGGCGCGCTGAAGGGCACCGAAAACGAGTCGTTCCCCAAGCCGACCGAGATCGGCGGATACGCCGGTGTCCCGCCGCCGCCGCCTCCGCCGCCCGCGCCGCCGTCGGAGACGGTCATCCAGCCCAGTATCGAAGTGGCACCGGGCATCACGATTCCGCTCGGACCGCCGACCACCATCACGATTCCGCCGGGCGGTGGTCCGCCGCCGCCACCACCGGGTGGGCCGGACCAGCCGGCACCGGTCGGTGGTGACCCCGGCGTGCAGCTACCGCCTCCGCCGCCGTGA